Below is a genomic region from Diceros bicornis minor isolate mBicDic1 chromosome 30 unlocalized genomic scaffold, mDicBic1.mat.cur SUPER_30_unloc_6, whole genome shotgun sequence.
ctggaataacttcccatcctggcggtgaggtcagaTGCAGTCAGTGGGATGAGACCTTGGAGGagccgcagcaagtctgtggatacagcagaCTGCACGGTCTCCAGGCCTACAGCAGTGAAGgggaactcttaagttctttggagtcgcaaatatcttcgaaacagtcacacaggctggtccttgtgaatccctggaccatgctggggccgagggatctgcacaccagccctaaTCCCACCCCGgcccactgtccatattgggcagagatgagtccaggaatgggtctgggtcgctcacagaccctctgccggcaacaggcatcttctagagatatcaggagacagacacagaaagtgaagaaaagcatgggagagactgtggtctcgaggacagacgagattgccggggaggcagacagagcaaggagccaagaaaggcatcctgaaaacacagtgaagaAAGCAGCttcagtgctgaagaaaaggtgagtgATGCCGTTGAGAAATTTcacatgagacaggcttgactctgacagcatctctttgtaacatccatcatgatcttgacctttcatggtaaacctcaatatttatttatttgagtatacttggtgagttttctcctttttatattaaaatttataggataattgaagctgaggaattagtgttttgaacttacatttgttttttctagaacttacactcaatgaagagatgatacctacttgaatgagatttgtcttttaatgtatattaaatccgattccagacatttttattgtgattttgttttttttttatttttttgctgagaaagattcaccgagataacatctgttgtcaatcttcctctactttctatgcaggtcaccgtcacggcgtggctgctaatgagtattgtatgtccgtgcctggtaactggaCCTGGTCTACCAAAGCACAACATGCCAAACTAAACCCCTCGGCCAGGGGCAagcactatgattttgcatctaattataacatgaaatccatcaatctttctcttcattgtcacatggtattcAGATatatgtgatttctatatcatgaattaagtatctcttctctgttacctggcaaatttgtgtagctttgattttggaatctaaagaatgagcataccccctggggacattatgttccactcagagaaccttgcagcaggctcattgccttccttcccacattagatccagagtcgtggaaatgtctTTGCCTttcacacagcacagagcacataggaattactcaacaaacatgtgataagtgaaaaattggtggcatcatcaggtcattcacagaaaccagactgagagagaacttccttatgtcagcaaggagaagtattcctttatatttgtgatgttttaatttgtaacattgtaatgtgaacaccaagtatactacttttatcaaaagtgtgttctgaaggttttcaaaaatctcgaaatctcagagtagagataaatcaatctctgtgaacctgttacttgcttcaaagattgtcaactcgtataccatctgactttgtttatcctcacaccaagaccctaagaattaaccagctgagatggctgagagcacatcatttcagctgtaaatatttcagtttctcttacagctcagggattttttgaacacaaacacaataaagttatcacatacaaaaataaaaatgtcattcggataatcaactatctagtcagtatccaaagtctcccagttttgtcaaggttatttcctggttttacattttatttgtgtcaggatcttaatgaaacccttcttttgcaattggttgatctgtttctgaagtcacttttaatctcttagtagttcatgcatcttgggatttgggtgggatatgagtgtgtgtgtttgtgtgtctacaccgaagtgtgaattctttctttcccggatgacagggccctggaaagaagggcctgggctgtgggaaccaggatttctactctgcttctggctgaactgaaaagacctccctgggtgacacttgcagccttcagaaaggagggggaagaagtatcaaggaagtcaatacaatggcccttgtcttacagggtgtttccaggcatgatgttcaaaatgctgggtggtaacactttagctcctggtcgtggggtgggttcttggggtgagctctgagcagtgtctgttcatcacccacgtggggagcatttcagtattttaattggtaatgttgtgtctgttgtgtctgtggtgtttaagattggtgatattcccctgctggacccacttctatacctgcccctctcctgcctcatctttcaaaactcccaacaggaaagtttcatatccctgtaacacaaatcctcataaccacagcacagactggagaaaagaacacagatgtcccaggggctatgtgctctatgcgctcaggcccaactgcccctttgggacaagtcagcaacaacatgactgagtgtgtaaactagtgatgatctgagaccatggacctcagaagcacaagggcccagatgtcaccctgggcagcaagggatggtgtgggtcattcagtggacaggattaaggtctattgtcctggcaaaccagagctcacccctgatccgTCAGGCACAgtaggggaggaatggccacgatgtacctgacagagaggctgggggccttctagcgaatttctgtgcaaagagaatcatacaaggaagtgcggggatgctgtaaatcctagttcacagagagcagtgaggtttatggaacaaagtctgatTGTACCTTTAAAATCTGCATCgtcaatctttccctctggatatgaaacaaggaggaaaaggacttccaagtgcatggggcaggatcttaggaggattccaatcgaggcgaagggtgaacagggagctctagaggtggcctgagggggatgtcctgtcggcccttagtctatctgcacatggtcttcctctggccttgtccattccacaggcaaacttttctctttctattttttttactcatttagtgtagatgcaaatccagagactgattagaaaatggcaagttccaaaatctgatcaaaagaaacctcaacaagataaGTAAAAACATTCATTCTTCCTtgcaagctgtagaaagacagccactatcctagggaaggacatggtcctggtaagtgttatttgaaaaacacccacatttcagtggttgttgctctgcctgggaaagtccctccaacctctacttccagggagatctgaggggctgtctctgctcctggtccagctgaaccacactgaaatgcacctgtcttctcaggaaggggacttgagggtgtcattcagtagccagggaggagactggtcctcccccctcccttctgccacatacaataagctgtaaccatacacgagttcttaattcaaggaggaaagtgagattctgtgtcttgtttacatgagcataagcagtgaaagaaccacaccacaacacccaggctgtgacagaagcaggatataacgtaagagtcaaatctaccatttactattaaagaaataatatcgctcctcaccaatgggttaacagtcgctggggtgcagatgtcagggagttggaagcggtggggccctccctctggggctttaggggaaaccagggaaagtcttaggatgtcctccttcactcaggtgggaagagctggcccggtgcaccccgagggcgtcAGTGTCcccgctgctcaggaggagctgaacttgtggtctctGGAGTGTTATGGCTCtttgccaagggcacggtggctgaagagaacaaacagactattttggggtgcctccctGGGATTCACAGCACACCTCCCTGCTCCCcttcactctgatccaaaccctgtgccgagtgctcagtccatcaacagcaccccgtttgtccctgatgcgggAGGCATCATtgagcatcacccatttcagaggaggcaaccgagtcccagagagaagaggggagcaCCCTTTCACAAGCCTgatcagcagtggagctgggatccaggcccatgcttaacCCGAAGatatactgagcccctggattcagtcgctgctggtcccaacactcactaggccctgaactggaggatggccagttctttctcttgaagagccgcattttgctcgccttatggtgtgtgggctccagcccacaggagaggcagtagctacaggacagagcggcctgtgagctaccaggagccgcacctcaggtgtccctcccagagtctgccagcagctgagtcccggtgttccatgggtcaccatgcattgaggtctggggctgatcagggagccaggccacaCGCTCTGAAACCAGCCATCAGAGTGAGTCTGGCCTgacctcacccaactcctgtgcccTCACCTCTCATCGACACTGAGGGgttccatggcctggaaccaggccccaaatcgctcttcgggctccaggtcatacttatttgcagcctgctggagcagctggatcctcctgatgactttgcatttctgggaggaaggacagggtgcagacagggcttgggtggggaaccccgCCAGGaacttgtggggagtgaggatccggtctggggtctgtgctatctcgggaaccctcctgctttccctctccattcaggacttgcctgtcctcacagttgcctTGAAtttgttcctcatccaggaaggtgtccttgatgccagcccctcccgcacccgccaacgtgatgggattcccagctttgtggatctaactcatccaataaatgtaagacccgagggatgaggacacgaaACATCTTACCACGtgtggtctgtgatttccactttcccaccctccccacagctgctcacctcacgcCATTTCTGGAGGTTCaccagatttccctggaaagAAGACAgcgaatgtccatcagaaacagccccccaagcccataaccaacccccatcccactccttctcaggctgcaggattgtcagtgcccagcagagggcagaacttccacaaacagaacttgacactgggccaggctctgggctccagagcagaagggacaggggagctgaagccagagaccttgtagcccacccatttctgatgacagacggaaagactgaggcctcaggcaagaagggacagctggaccacagatgtgcttcctgacttgcaggaGCTGATGGTACTCCCCCATGGGcaggggaggctgagtgcagctcagacacagcctcctgcagctctgcaggcaggcagctctgagacTCCCCAGGCCAAGGAGCCTCGTGGGGGGCTTACGTGGAGCCTCCGTTCCCGCATCGCTAAGatgagcctgactccccagctcccaggggtggccatggggctctcatgagaggaggtttgccaggtactgagagctcaggggccagtgcagggctttctcctcccaaacctcaggttcctgttccctggccccacctccaggttcactcacttccagatcatcctccatcccaatgttcagcagcttcaggtgatagaggtacatgcccaggaaggggacgacaccctgtgaaatcagggtgggaggggtgatgagTCCCAGCTCTCAGATGCCCCCATGGACCGTCCCCCAAATCACTtcaccccatcctcctgcccaccacagactcccacagagagcagcctaggaccctcagcagcctcctccCAGTTGCcgcctccaggaccacccaacgtcccccgtcagctcccaggggtggcttttggcaaatcccaggttgtgcggtccctgccactccccccaCAAATCCATCCTCGGCCCAGTCATtggaggcctcctcctggtcacttccagggcaggcatttcaggctctggggctccaggagctgggctggaggaggagagacccCTCTctttgggaggcctccagccgtgagggaggagaccccctcctctgatgcctggaccctccccctcaggccccctcacctgctgttgcctctcctgggctccctgggggtccatctccagggtggccctcacagaggtcacatcctgcagggtcaaggacaggctccggaggccatgctcccttccccgtgtctcccaggcccctgaacttggaccctggacatctggtgtctatggatgctcccattctagagtgctctgattctaatcaatcccagctccaacactccctcctctgtgccctcaggcctacCCAGTCCCCTAAGCCTctgtcctcatcaggaaagtgtgaggaggactccccatgactctcagggtcccctgaggactcagtgtcatctgactgtcaccagtactctccccttgcccctcaaggaggaggagcacaaagctcctgcacattcctctcccccttgtacctcatcacccacccctatgaggcctgcaccacagatcatctccctccatttcccagatgaggagaccgaggcccacagaggggcggtgacttgctcaggggcccacagaggagagaccgctccccctcccagccagaggccctgtcctccggccttcactcctcctccaaacacacctctgaccaaagtcctctcctctggactctcggggtgtgtctaGGCCCTTAGTCAGGCTAAGGTatggatggggaggcaaaaggtgtcCCAGGGTCATATCCAAGTGGATTCTGCCTttcccagccccctgggattttctgactccaggctggacctgaggtcATGCCAAATGCTTCAGCTCCTTAGGATCCCCCcaggattgtccctgcacagaactcctccttcattcactcaggaaggggatccccttctgccacatctgagtgacagtgtagggggtgaccagggcgctgtgtaatggtgacatttgcatccctttttacttggaaacttctaatgtcctgccaggaagatccattcagaatctgtaggttccccgataattcccattgccatctggggcgtatctttTTCAACAAGGCACCGGGGTAGACTTTCACTGGCTTGTCAGCaatgaccactatcgggatagagtgcagagtcccagagagcacacagttctgtcccagatccaccataagttccaaggctgggcagcccgtgTGTGCACCTGGACcgtgtgaccacacagtgcccgtccctggggcaggcaaggtGCTtttccctgcgaggtgcagtgaagaccgaaggagcaacaggggcctggcttcctgaagacagactgggctgctttaggaagaaagaaaccccacccactccatccacccgccagcctggagaaagatgagggccagctgatgggcccgcatggaagctagagacctgctcattctgccagctcctcacctcctggaacaatccaaccaacaccactctacGCCATGACACCGACTTCCTACCTCCaacagtccccacctgctcctgcagctcacaccccccgctgcCTGTCAAGCTTGACAAGacacaccgttatttctcagggaaccttaagtCAAAATCTTACCAAAGAACACCCTGCttggtccctcctcccccctcactTTCCCTCCTTCCAGATAGCGAGCCTCCACTCATCTGCGTGAGCAGCTTCCTCCTCTCCCACTGGTCCattctgcacaaggttttaaattttttgcagttcctcctgaggagggaaaaaaggaatgaaacactgtggGATGGTTtaaggtaaatcccttttgtttcaAAATgcagaattatccagacagcatggatgagcgttttcagtgtgtcctctgagcccagaggtctctgggactggggaggggtctctcttgttgtcacctggggccttcattctcttatctactgaacaaacTTGTTTTAAAGATtcttgatttcaggtggacagagagttctgttgctgcaaagcaaacacttgaaaatcttcaatttagtTCAAGTCAGGGTCTGGCActtcgggaaactgattcctgaagcagaaccactggcctaagtttccagaaagactccatgcctcccaaccaggtcagaccctgtccccagggttcattgtctcccaggaggttccagcttactgaagggcaatggcagtcctgtggggggtgtctggtccacccaggtggtgctctcatggagagagacctacccacctggacacccatctccatgtcttatttaaacgctgaatggaggggctctgcattgcccagaggatggcatggagtgaagacaggttcctcaggcctttgcacttctggggaagggaagacaATGTGTTGTGAttgggagctggagccctgcttcctctggctcctgtcccctcatggacgtctcctgtcctggatgagacagaggctcaggaaacccgggaagagcacagctggaccctgatgaggaacactcccagggaggaggattttagctcaagccaaggaaggagcccaggatggggtgagcttcctaccactgggaccaggagtcaggtcatcaaggccctggcaggaggagcctaaggattgtgcgaaggctcagaccacaaacttcaatcctgagaactgagtaaggagaaggaacggttcccatgactccagagaggggttctcagggcctcccacatcttaccttggccacctggatccagagttccaccaccctgaccctgtcctgggccgtcatgctcgggtccccgaggcaggtggtgatgacacatttgaccactctgctaaagtgggtcatgatggcatggatggtgggtgtaaggtgctcattggccctgttgtcccactgggaccagatggagtccaggaaatCATGGagtatcactttcttgaagagctcctggggaggacagggagtgtcacgcaGCCCtgacacagcccagctcagcgtccaCAACCCCCAGTCCCATGCCGGGTCAGTGATGAGAGCTGGagttcaggaagctgagaatgcggcctgaggcttgtgggagtccctgggtgttgcctgtgtcccctgagggtacccagcacagtatgacccaggacccaatactgtggcccagggaagtggcatttgctcacagcccagtctcacttcatccaagcaccagaactcggctcctgcttgaccgtctctaggggcatcttccacccattctgatcatcctggggtctgactcctccttcagatgcacattcccccaagggagcaagaaccacgggctttgtttgtctgccatgCAGTCATGTACACAAgaggtgcctaataagtgctgagcctgttgaggcctcctgggcaaatgagtaaactacccaaggaccagacagcacttcagtgtgtaCCCCTCCCTCAGCAAAgcacagactctgcccaacttcctctctgctccacctcatccatctgtacagacactctgcatggcagctgctctcagtgtccatctctactgtccacatgaggacagcaaaggcttgggagttaagaaggctgctcaggttacatgagggtaagcaggaaGTTGGActgagatcatgggattctggatcaggaaatggcagatgTGGGGaagctcatggcacagggaaggccggccccacctgccctgagagccccactgctcaccacatccatcagtgtcaactgatctgccaccagccagggagggaactccaagaagtcaggcttctcctcccacagaaggttcttggtggtcacgtaccaggggcaggtgggttctagggctggatctggctctgctgttatctctccaggtggagggaggattctccctggagccaatggtccatctgactcctgctgaggagatggcactggggctggagctgatgttggtggtggctctggccctggatggactgatggaggtgacactggctccagctctagcacaggtggtagaactagagctggagctggatctagccatggagctggcccttgctctggctctggagctgtggggagctcttgagatggtactgcagcaggagaaagaaacagtgtcactcaagtagctgacttcccctgtgcctgtcaaagacaggaaagaccccactgccttgaagggaacaaagcctctgaacacgcagcaaattttcttcccagactgcagtcacctcaccttccagctctgcctcaatgggccgtggatgctccagctggacctggagaaggtaggcatggccctgcagccccgagccacGCAAGCTGACacgcagagaggccagcttcaccctgaagcagggaaagtgcaggggctcccagaaatcctgccctgggtccaggcaggttcataccagagaagaaatggcactgggggaggcaatttggcaacagagtcagaggcctggcctttccctccacacttctcccccaaggcacctggcttgggactgggccccTATGCCTGCCTCTTCCCATCCAAGGGAGAGACCCACAGCAGCAGTGGTTCCTGTGAGGTTATCCTGgaagtggcaggcctgcttatacagcaggttgaacacagattctgtcgtgactctcttctcgctgacactcttctcccaaagggccgggacacagcccagcccagccctccatgcacttgtacaactggactgagcactgaggcagatttgtgagcaagttgctcacacatctcctatcttgggcctggaggttgatttcagaagaggtggatgtggtgaggcagattttgatgggtctgtggtgggaatgggtctcttggggacAACTCAGACAAGCCACCCCTCtgattcccaggggtcctgacacccatccaagctctttgagtcctgtcctcttagattggaagccaccagacctagGCCTTCccatggaaatcaaaagatgcgtgagatgtgtgttctgacaggcccgccccagccacagcccccatctctcccttcaCACATTGTtttgtagagacaggaagcccttcttcgggacccaaagaccactcacgttttcagatggtcctgcgctctgccctcctggctggaataaggaaagatgcctctagatgtaaaggaggctatcagggcaccacttgggatgtacgatggaggacaggacctgcgaatgatgtccaatgtgactgtctgactctcagacaacaattgaggcccagcgattgtatctcctttattcactgagttttactaagtgtctccaaaagtcctgcatgtagtaggtgcttaatctaaatggttgcatgag
It encodes:
- the LOC131402191 gene encoding ral guanine nucleotide dissociation stimulator-like, with translation MYLYHLKLLNIGMEDDLEGNLVNLQKWREKCKVIRRIQLLQQAANKYDLEPEERFGAWFQAMEPLSVDESYCLSCGLEPTHHKASKMRLFKRKNWPSSSSGPSECWDQQRLNPGAQYIFGLSMGLDPSSTADQASTVPLAKSHNTPETTSSAPPEQRGH